The genomic interval TAATGATACAAATTTGAGATTATATAATGTGTGAAGTACATTATTTCGAAAAACAGTTCTTCCATTTTTCAATAAGaacatattattatgcaCAATTTCATAATGATTAATATCGTTGGATATATTATAGTGATATATGCCATCAATTTCTAGCAGCAAATATGCCTTGTCCTTTCTGAAAACCAAAAAATCTGCTATTAATCCATGTTTTAAAGTATGTTCAGATTTATataccatttttttcttattaaaataatttgaaatcTTATACTGAAAGCTggatatatgtacatttttgaACAACCCGATGGTATTCCTTTTGACTACCCTTTTTATTATGGTATAtggaatataaaaagtaataggtatatttttataatttataatttttttattttttgaaaaaaaagatttgttctttttgtaatataaatttatacttaacaatatttgatatatcatattataatCACTGTCTTTcagtattatattatttcgaaatattttttttaataatatacatattttcaaaaaggTCATAAACGAGCTTTCGAGAAAAAAACTACTTAATACTAATGACCACAcacatttaattatttttttaagtatatcaTTATCCATATGTGTATAGCTTATATAGTTACCATAATGGTTACTATGAATATTATCTATAAAGGAAGATGCAAAATTATTCTGCTTTTCATCTGATACATCTTCTCTATTCATAAAGTACTTCCCAAACTTGCATGATTGCATATCCTTTATCATAGTACGAGCAGTATATTGCTCCTTTATATCttctttactatttttattgtgGTTTGAAAAAAGGTCCATATTTGTAACTCTGATATGATTTCCTTCCTCCATCCTTTTTATCTCATCAAATAGAATACgtaaagtaaaattaaaaaatgatttatttataatattaaaatgaaaacatataaatgtaatggAGCACATGTTGTTAATATTCACAGGTATGGATGTGCCCAACATGTCCAGCAAATATACCATAAaacttttatgtattatgttatttctataatgaaacaaaaaaatttgaacTATAGTTTCAAGTTGTATTTGCTCTTTTCCTCTTAGCCTTAGTATAttccaaaattttttataaaaaattttgtatttttctattGTTACGCTATTTATACTATTGacttgagaaaaaaaaaaattaactaagCCTTGCATCGAATCAATCTCTTCCTCCCTGGAGAATATATTATCCGATAATTTGTGCAAGCAGTTGAACAGTTCATTTTTTGCTGTACGCAGTTCGGTCGAGCATTGCTCATCCGCCTCTGCCGCATTTGGGCCGTTCCCTGAGACATCTGCGCCATTTGTGACATTTGCGCCATTTGCGCCGTTTGTGACATTTGTGACATTTGCGCCATTTGCGCCGTTTGTGACATTTGTGACATTTGTGACATTTGTGACATTTGTGACATTCTCCCTTGCCTCGTATGCGCCTACCTTTGTCTGATGAGCATCATATTTGCAGAACAATATGCTGTCGTTTCCGCAATATTCCACATTTCCTAGTTGATACCTCCGAACAATGTAACAGTAGACGGAATAGAAAATCATGATTAGTTGCTTGACTTCAACATATTTgctattttgtataataaaagaaagcaatttttttaagactTCTAAGTTCTTATACCTTAATAGGAGTAAATGTCTAAGCGTTAAAATTACATTagctatatttttcaaatcaaaaaaaaaagaacaaaaaaatttctgTTTTTTAGTTATCATATTATGAATAAAGAAGTGAATAAACCTATCGTGGTAATAATTAATGTTTGCCAAACCTATCAGAATGTCTACACAATTTCTCACATCGGACGAGTCAAATGTAGGCCCTTTATATGTAGTAGCATTTTCGCTTATTTTGGACATAGTATATTCTTCactattttcataatttttataattttcataattttcactGTTGTAGTGGTATGAAGTGTCATATGGAACTACATAATCAATGCGATGTGAGTTCATCCGTTTGAttccctttattttttttgagtcTGATTCACACTGGGAGCAATACTCCTTAAGGCTGTATATATGTTCTCTGTTAATTGAGGGTGTACCGCTATACGTATTCTGACTGCTGACTAGGCCGCTGCTACAATTCTTACACTTCCTACGCTCTTGCATCCTGCTTTCCAACGAATGGAATATCTTAACACTTTCGCTATACTTcaatttgaaaaagaaacatTGAATTAATATGTCATACAAGTGTAAGTCCAGAATTCGCATCCTTGAGAAATCGCGTATGAGCGATGCTATGTCTCGTTTGCTGCCGCTGTGCAGCCATTCGTTACAGCTGATACGTCGTCTGTTATTGCTACCACTGCTACAATCGCTACTAATGTTACTATTGCCcatttttccaatttttcgGAGACCCACTCTTTCATTTTCTCGTCTTAACGTGTGCTTAGTCGAATTATCTCTATGCTGTAAGCTAGACCCATCTAAGAgcaataaattaaaattacataCAATATCGtttataacataaatttGATCAAACACTAAAGTTCTAATAATATCAGACACAAGTCTACTATCTactgttttaattttataattcactattatatttattagtcTACACAACTCAAAGGTGGAAAAGTCGTAgatattactactattactgttattgttattactgtaACTGCTATTACTATAATCGTTGTTACTGTAAAAGCTACCATTGCTGTTAATGAAATTGCCACTACCACTACCACTACCACTGCCACTACCACTGCCACTACCACTGCCACTGCCACTACCACTGCCACTGCCACTACCATTGATACTACCACTACCATTGATACTACCACTACCATTGATACTACCACTACCATTGATACTACCACTACCATTGATACTACCACTACCATTGATACTACCACTACCATTGATACTGTTTTCTTTCCCCCCTTGAAATTTGCTCAGCAGTACCGCATTTACCGCCATTCGTACGTTCGAGGTCATGTTTCTATTTGACAGCTCCAAGAAGTTAATGGCTGTCTTAATATCAAAAGAGATATGATTTAATTTCtctataatgtatatttctaCAGGGTGCAATAATTTTCTAAATACATTCTGCGTAAACAGCTCAAAAATGTCGGACGGGTGATGCAGGTTCCTACCACCTTTTGCTTCCATAGCAAAGTAACCATAACCACTCAAGCTACTCAATTTATCAGtactaaaaatttttctcCTTTCCCCATTTTGATTTCCATTCGAATTGATATATAATTCTGTTTGATTGACCAATCCCTTATGGAGCTCCTGCTTTCTACTCCTTTCAGTTCTATAACTACTTGTAAACTTGTGTAATGCCGTTGTAAATGCATCAGCGccataaaatttattgttaTCAATTTCATTCAAATCACTGTCACAAAGTCTAGTtgacaaaaatgaaaagatgaACTGCTTTATATCCATATATCTACCCTCTCCATAatgcatataattttctttaataataatatgcgCAATATaggtaaataaatatttccaattaaaaattattgtcctattcataattttccctttttctatataatttattatttttgcaaaaGCCCAGAAAAAACCAACAacgtatttttcttttaacaaAAGGAACTTTTCTATTccttttcttaaaaaaagaattatatcaATAAAATCGCAAAGcaccattttatttttttctatctcttttacattattaattaaataaataatactactTTTTAAGTGTAATATATTTGGATTTTCCTCATTACTAAGTTTTgtagtacttttttttaagttccCCAAAAATAAGGTATTGCCATTTTGTACGTCTTGTTTGTTATTACATGTTCTTTTGTGTTCCTTTGaaatattccatttttttacttcatcAGAGTGATATCTATtacaagaaaataaatttatttcctttttgtatACCCCAACGCTGTTCacatttttaagaaaattatgtaatttgacatttttcataatatattctttgaTTCATTACTATGTTGCTGTTCTACAAGCACATTTCGGGGAGTTCACTACTTGCCGCGAGCTACTTCTATATAAGTATGTCGAGATgtgtatttatgcatatgcatacatatgggTGTATCTGCATtcgtacatacgtacatactgTATAGTTATGTGTTCTAGCACTGTGCTTATATCACGCGTACGCTTAAAAAAGGGGTGTGGGAAGAAACGAACCGTTTTTGTCGCGCTGTTGCTGTTAATATTTAACTATATTTTTGCAtgatacaattaaaaaataaaatataataaaataaaaaaataagcttTCTCTCAAGATATATCGCTATCCTTCTTGCTTACTCTTAATagagtaaattttttttcaaaaatttaacGGAGAAAATGCTGTAACTGAAGCATGAATGAACTGTGCAGGTAAAAAAAGCCTAACGAAAAGGAGTgatttgcatatatactaTAATTACTACacatattctatatatacgtactactcttatatacatatacatgtaagaACCCTAGCACTGTTACTTTTCTCTTAAATTTTCTCCCATTTGAGGAACATAAGCATGAGCCGCATTTTCATCGATATATTTCCCTGCTGCCCCTTCTTCccaatccttttttttttttttttttttttttttctttttttacatatgattacatttaaatatataagtagaATAAGCCCAGCTGTACataaactttaaaaaataaaattatgccCTCTTTAAATGCTTTAACGAAGAAATGTTTAACGAAGAAATGTTTAAcgtatttcattttatatacattgcTTAGCAAggtaattaataatttttacatgaaCAAAGcaagctatttttttttaaggcaGAATAATCCTTTATTCATaagaaaaagtttttttcttttttctaaatcagaaagaaaaatacatttaaagaAACACGAAATGGATTTCTGCGAAGTCGATTTAGATGAGTTTTGTTACAAGCAGTTTGATCAAAGTAAGAAGCAGTGTTCTTTTATTCCTTACGATAAAAAGGAATTTATTGATAAGGTAAATGagttaataaataagaagaaaataaaagtagtGCCTGGTTATGCAGGATTTTgtaagcatatatttatagaaaattttaCCGATGCAACAATTGAAACagtagaaataaataataaaaacagaGATTTAATAAAGACGGATTACATATCAAGAAGAGACAATGAATTACCTGTACTGATCAGGTGGATATCAAAAAAGGATGTCAAAGATATAATTAAAGCGAAATATTtagatttaatattatactcAAGGGaacaaatagaaaaagaaaataaggaAACAAAAACTGTTCCAAATAAAAAGTCCAACTGTTTGTATtcaattatttgtattaaacCGCAAAATGAAGATTATGAATTGCCAATGACGCCAATTACAATGTTACGAAATACGTTAATAACTGAGGGAGGAAGTGGTATTAACTTGAATAGAGATAAGTACTTGGAGTCCGTAAAATACTGGAGGCATCACGTGTCGATTATAGATAATTagaaatttttcatttaaaaaaaaaaaaaaaaggaaaagaggAAGAGAAAAACGATATTCAAATGTAAGATTATGCAGTTGCAAAGTGTAGTCATAAGCTGCAGTTAtgctatatttaattataaactATTTGCATGTGTAGGTCACTCGTCCAATATTCTCAAATTTTCGAATAAAAATTGATGCTGGAGGAAGGAGCAGGGGATGTATTTAATTAACTATATagtgaaatttttttttcatcatcaaaaaatattaagggaacaaaaaatgggtttttaatttgtatgtacatgtggGTATGTATACAAGTAAAAGTATACTCATATTTGTAtgcatttttgtatatatgtatgtatgtgcaaaTATGTGTAAACCTCGAAATAAAGACCATTTGGACAATAGttcaaacaaaataaaacagcgaaatttataaaaaaaaaaaaaaaaaaaaaaaatttgctcTTGTAAGGGcaacaaatttatattaaaaataaaacaagcTCAAATGATAAAGACTTttggtaatatttttaaaaataaacatccATATGGTGTGATAAATATGGTGCATATGAGTTTCGTTTGTTCGTATGTATGCGAACCTTTGAATAAATACGCACGTATATCCACTTATCCATGCACACATAATTGAAGCACATATACAACAAGCACAATGGTTGAGGGGGGGGGGATGAGGGTATTGTCTCTTCCCCTTAATGAACTTAATTAGGGGAATGAGCATAGGTCTAACAACTTTTGAGAAATACATTTTTGGACGCCAAAAATTTCGGCACGTTTTATCctgtacataattttatatttacgtaattttatatattaaatatatatatatatattaaatatatatatattaaatatatatatatattttttttttaatttacgcaattttgtatatacgaatttttacatttatgcaatgttatattttaactaCTTTATATTTGATCAATTTTATACTCACATAACAGCCAAGGCAATTGCTgccattatttttaaacctTGCACGACAAAGTACGAGCGTGCAGGAAATTTTGCTTTGTGccaataaattttattccCCACGTGtgcacacacatacacatacaaatatgcatacaacatataaacacacatacatatagcTTATGGGCAATGTTACGAACGTACAGGGGCATATACACTGAAACACATACCTCTACAATTTAACCCCTTATGTTCTTCTCCTTCATAATACTTAGGAGATTTTTTGGGAGTTTCCACTTTGGTACATTTTCTTGAACgccattaaaaatttttaagctGTACATAAATGGAGGGTTCGTCAAGATTTGCACAAATTTTTGTGTTAACTCCTCAGGTGTTGATGCAGCTGAAGTTAAAGCTAttcttttaacatttttgagAAGATTAAAATCGAATTCATCAACAGTGTTAACTAATACCCCAGGTACATTTCTTATTTGCGATGCATaaactaatttttttgcatttgaAGAAGATTGGCTACCTACTACTATTGTTAAATCGCACTGTGGGCATATTTGTATAAGAGCACCTTGTCTATTTGTCGTTGCATAACATATAGATCCACTGGGTATAGTTTCAATATTTGGATATTtgtcttttaatttttttacaattaatgCACAATCGTCCATACTTAAAGTTGTTTGagtaacataaaataatttttgcttttctagaaaatttaaattttctacatcatttacattttcaaCGATATATGTACAGTCAGGTGCTTCATTATATGTACCTACAACTTCTACATGATTTTTATGAccaattaatataattttatatcccTCTTTTGCTTTTACCtgaacatatacatgtacttTATTAACTAATGGGCATGTTGCATCAAtttcaattaaattttttttttttgcgatTTCTCTAATTTGTGGACTTATTCCATGTGcagaataaattaatatattcccATCCGGTACATCATTTAAATCTTCTATAAATATagctccttttttttccaaatttttaCAAACAATATCATTATGAACAATTTTATGTTTcacataaatttttgttttaaataattttaaacattCTTCTACTGTTTCTATTGCCCTGCTTACGCCTTTGCAAAAACCTCTTGGgcttattaaatataatattttttcctctcCTTCTGATGCGTTGTTACATGTTTGTTTTAAATTCTGTGCATCATTTTCGGAGCAGTATTCACCGCTCTTTTCGGGGCAATATTTACCGCCATTCTTGCCGCTATCTGTGCAATTATTTTCGtttgaatttttaatatcattcGTATAACCACTCCTGTAGTCACTCATTGGGCTCATTTTACACTCACTTCCCTTTCCATTTTGATGCCCATTATCCATTTGTGTACACTCCTTTTCCTCCCccaaatttttattcctttgtTCTCCATTAACATAATAGGTACTGAAACTTCTGGAATTCTGTGCTTTTGTgtaattctttaatttttttttataattgataaagtaaaaatttaaagggTTTGACgcatcttttcttttatgcctttttttaataaaaggaCTATTATGAACATTTTGAGTTTTCAAAAAGTGTACAGGTACATTTGACCgaatttcaaatatatttatgggATGTTTGATCATCGTACAGTCTAATATTTCTGCCTTTACAACAACCAGAAATaacttaaaagaaaaaatgaacaagtaTTTGGAAAAGGGAAAGCGAGCCAAACGATCTGTCTCGAAAGGAAAACGTATTCCGAAAAACATTCTACACGGGCGCAAAAGTAcacattatatgtatatacatatatatatatatatatatatatatatatatatatgaacgtaTGCAGGaagttaattatatatgcaaatacatacatacataatacatacattcatacaCACATTTTATACCTTTTTATCAATTCTTTCCGTTTGAATGTATATCAAAATACGTAATAACGCATAAAAAGTAAGGCGGcccaacaaaaaaaaaaaaaaaaattatggaatCTTCACTATATtggaataaaatatgaaagatCCATTAATGTGTCGAATGCTCTATGAAACGTTTTAACACATATCTGTTAAATGATCAATGAAAAATTCAAAACGTTCGTTCGTGGTATTTCGTTTATATGTGTACGACTTCTTTagttatctttttttttttttttttttttgtggcCTTGCATgcactatatatatatatttttttttttttaatacctGGCTTCTAATAATCATACGCAAAAGGAATAACAAAAAGGCGAAACATTAGAACATGTCatacatataagtatacGTATTCAGTGCCCAGttaatttgtaaataatataatttacaaaatgaaTCTACCTGTACAATCATTAAGTTATTCAACCCTTCAAAAGGAATAAGAGCGGAGTtggatataaaaatgtatgaacGGTCAGCTTATATCCATACATGCTTCCATCCATCGATACATACGCTCGTACACGGTATGCATAACATTCTATGGTGTAAGAGAAACTAAAAATTAAGGAAATCGATTGTAATAATAGATCGCAAAAAGAGTTATATGagtattgaaaaaattaaaaaaaaattaaaattagtaaattattaaatcagtaaaattaatacaatatcatatatgtataatgcaTACGTTTATGGCACCTTTACACGGTATACAAGTGTGGTACctgtaattcttttttacaaatgtgaaatggaaaaacataaaaaaatgagaagtACCCAATGAATAACATAAGAAAGGGCTACTCAAACGTAGCTGACATGTCAGAAGAGTATAACAATGAATTTGGTCAAgtgagaataaaaaaaaaaaatatatatatatatatatatataaatatatacatatacatgcacactttcatgtatatacgtgtattatacataaatgcgTGCAAAATGGTATATGCAcgtataacaaaaaaaaaaaaaaaaagatacttATAAGGACAAAAACATCTGCACATGGACATATCTTCATATATtcgtatattcatataaacatCTCATCATATCTGCATATATGCATGGCGCTACACGCATGCATAGAGAAGGTCGCTGAAGCATATGCATGTGTTTCCTAAAACTAGAAATGTAAGATGGGCGAGATGGGGGCTTGTTTACAtcgataaaataatacatatggTGTATGGTCGTTAGAGGGATCTTTCGATATTTTGTTTATCGATTTTGAGCTTGTTCTGGTAACTACTGAATCATCCATTTGATACCAAACATTTCTTCTTTCTCGACCACGTTCAGATTTTTTAccaatgaaataataatgacCTGAAGAAGCTGATACTCCTCCATGTATTATTCCTCCATATAATTTGTAATCGAAGTTATTAACAATTATCTTTGTGTTAATTTTTACGTGCGTTTTTACCTTCTTCTTCTCGTTTGAGCTGAACGACCAGTTATAcctaaaaaggaaaaaatgggGAATGAAAGAAGACGAACAAAACGAGACAAATGAAAGGGGGATGAGTATAGAAAAtgctgaaaaaaaaaatgcgtgATACGCATTAATACGCGGTAAGCACTGCTACTCATAGAAATGATACGTAGCCAGGTAGTCATGCTTTATACACGCGCGTACATAATTGAAATGCATGAACAAAGACCACTTAAGTAGTAGTGACAAAAGTAGCAGTGGTAcaagtagtagcagtagcaaACGTAGTACCAGCAGCGGTAAACTTATAACACCGATGTAAAAGTCCCGGCGATAAAAACGACTTATCTTTCTAATTGTCAGCAACTGTATAAATTCTTACCTGTTTAAAATAAGGACGAGGTGACAAGGAGGGGATATAATTTCATTCCACTTGAGCGCATTTCTCTTCTTGTTACATTTAGAgcatttgtatttattatttccacaaattttttctttttgaataAAGGTATCAAAGAATTTTTGTATGGATAACTTTTCAGTAGCTTTGACAGGTACAGGAAATGACAAATCATGTATtacttcttcctttttagaaatgaaaaaacatttttgacATTGTACTTTTTGAACAACAACTCCAGAAAATATTAGTCTTAAGAATTCTTTATCTGATCCACCtaatttatcaaaaatatacCTGAACAATTCAGTTACATCTTGTTGATTTCGATTATTCAGTTCATGCGGTAGTAATCCTAATATTCTATCAGGAGATATATAAGAATTTCTAGTAGTTGTCattagtttaaaaaaatttttaagtgCATCTAGAAGTCTTTCGGATTCAATGTTGGTATTGTTTTCTTGTTTGAAATTTTCCTGTTCTAAATGAAATACTTTATTCATATTTGAACCATTATTACTGTTGTTATGTTTGagattattactactattatattTGATATTATGGGTACTGTTTCCGcctattttaaataaatataaatttactaCAAACGATACAGTACTATATAATGCTTGCAATAAACTATTCAAATAACATGTGTTTCCTAAATTAATTAAACCCACAGGGGGGTGTCGTAATTTTCTCTTCTTCATATTCTTCAAGTCGGATATATCAATTCGTAACATCAAATATTTACatcctccttttttttttttcttcttttgttTTCCTCTATCTACTCCTTCCGCTCTTGCTGCATCTCTTCTTCTTGTGGTACTGTCGGGAAATTCTAAATTTCTTTGCGCAAGTTTGGCCTCTGTGAAATCTACTTCGTGATAATTGTTTCCGCTTGTATTTTCAAAGTTATTCGcagataataaatttttaccggtaaataaattattgcccgttaataaattattgcccgttaataaattattgcccgttaataaattattgcccgttaataaattattacccgttaataaatttttaccggttaataaattattgcccgttaataaattattgcccgttaataaattattgcccgttaataaattattgcccgttaataaatttttaccggttaataaattatttccgGTTAAGAAACTATTCTTATTCGTTAGTAAACTATGCTTTCCAAAAATGGTACTTGTATCCTGCGCATTGGTGTTGTTTGCACCACTTTGTGAAGGATCGTCTTCATAAggaaatatcatttttttttttttttttttttccattaaacCATTCGGTTTATCTACACTCAAAGATATGTGATTGCTGCTGGCACAATCCACACTGCTTCCACTCGTAGCACTACCACCACTGTTGTTCAAGTTAGATGACGACTCTCcctttgtcttttttttctcatccTCGTCTCTTTCTGCTGTTCCTGCAAGTCATGGTTGGAAATGTCACAAtgctatttttacttttgctatttttactgtttttgctatttttacttttgctat from Plasmodium brasilianum strain Bolivian I chromosome 2, whole genome shotgun sequence carries:
- a CDS encoding 4-hydroxy-3-methylbut-2-enyl diphosphate reductase; amino-acid sequence: MFFGIRFPFETDRLARFPFSKYLFIFSFKLFLVVVKAEILDCTMIKHPINIFEIRSNVPVHFLKTQNVHNSPFIKKRHKRKDASNPLNFYFINYKKKLKNYTKAQNSRSFSTYYVNGEQRNKNLGEEKECTQMDNGHQNGKGSECKMSPMSDYRSGYTNDIKNSNENNCTDSGKNGGKYCPEKSGEYCSENDAQNLKQTCNNASEGEEKILYLISPRGFCKGVSRAIETVEECLKLFKTKIYVKHKIVHNDIVCKNLEKKGAIFIEDLNDVPDGNILIYSAHGISPQIREIAKKKNLIEIDATCPLVNKVHVYVQVKAKEGYKIILIGHKNHVEVVGTYNEAPDCTYIVENVNDVENLNFLEKQKLFYVTQTTLSMDDCALIVKKLKDKYPNIETIPSGSICYATTNRQGALIQICPQCDLTIVVGSQSSSNAKKLVYASQIRNVPGVLVNTVDEFDFNLLKNVKRIALTSAASTPEELTQKFVQILTNPPFMYSLKIFNGVQENVPKWKLPKNLLSIMKEKNIRG
- a CDS encoding hypothetical protein (conserved Plasmodium protein); this encodes MKNVKLHNFLKNVNSVGVYKKEINLFSCNRYHSDEVKKWNISKEHKRTCNNKQDVQNGNTLFLGNLKKSTTKLSNEENPNILHLKSSIIYLINNVKEIEKNKMVLCDFIDIILFLRKGIEKFLLLKEKYVVGFFWAFAKIINYIEKGKIMNRTIIFNWKYLFTYIAHIIIKENYMHYGEGRYMDIKQFIFSFLSTRLCDSDLNEIDNNKFYGADAFTTALHKFTSSYRTERSRKQELHKGLVNQTELYINSNGNQNGERRKIFSTDKLSSLSGYGYFAMEAKGGRNLHHPSDIFELFTQNVFRKLLHPVEIYIIEKLNHISFDIKTAINFLELSNRNMTSNVRMAVNAVLLSKFQGGKENSINGSGSINGSGSINGSGSINGSGSINGSGSINGSGSINGSGSGSGSGSGSGSGSGSGSGSGSGSGNFINSNGSFYSNNDYSNSSYSNNNNSNSSNIYDFSTFELCRLINIIVNYKIKTVDSRLVSDIIRTLVFDQIYVINDIVCNFNLLLLDGSSLQHRDNSTKHTLRRENERVGLRKIGKMGNSNISSDCSSGSNNRRRISCNEWLHSGSKRDIASLIRDFSRMRILDLHLYDILIQCFFFKLKYSESVKIFHSLESRMQERRKCKNCSSGLVSSQNTYSGTPSINREHIYSLKEYCSQCESDSKKIKGIKRMNSHRIDYVVPYDTSYHYNSENYENYKNYENSEEYTMSKISENATTYKGPTFDSSDVRNCVDILIGLANINYYHDRFIHFFIHNMITKKQKFFCSFFFDLKNIANVILTLRHLLLLRYKNLEVLKKLLSFIIQNSKYVEVKQLIMIFYSVYCYIVRRYQLGNVEYCGNDSILFCKYDAHQTKVGAYEARENVTNVTNVTNVTNVTNGANGANVTNVTNGANGANVTNGADVSGNGPNAAEADEQCSTELRTAKNELFNCLHKLSDNIFSREEEIDSMQGLVNFFFSQVNSINSVTIEKYKIFYKKFWNILRLRGKEQIQLETIVQIFLFHYRNNIIHKSFMVYLLDMLGTSIPVNINNMCSITFICFHFNIINKSFFNFTLRILFDEIKRMEEGNHIRVTNMDLFSNHNKNSKEDIKEQYTARTMIKDMQSCKFGKYFMNREDVSDEKQNNFASSFIDNIHSNHYGNYISYTHMDNDILKKIIKCVWSLVLSSFFLESSFMTFLKICILLKKIFRNNIILKDSDYNMIYQILLSINLYYKKNKSFFSKNKKIINYKNIPITFYIPYTIIKRVVKRNTIGLFKNVHISSFQYKISNYFNKKKMVYKSEHTLKHGLIADFLVFRKDKAYLLLEIDGIYHYNISNDINHYEIVHNNMFLLKNGRTVFRNNVLHTLYNLKFVSLPWFFFFQSKSLKKLELLLYEGGQLQSYKIEKLLNLREEKDTHNYRHKQTRTPTRIELFIIVRKMVMSTDGKERTHILKKYLLLISVDIYKFSITKKYVLFILFCLYITTCVGIFFNWISLSDFFYHGNIYVEYCSNRGIYSNVQRNDENSYRCKEQDKRVQALYPIILCSNFIMSAIAGTFFDYFGPKITALIGHMFNIISWILIGLQKGGETYNTIIFGSIFLGLSCDSAYIPILSLIYLFPKNHTLYTVILGCCASLSFSIPIFLDLFSKENDANSFQVICFLYCLVILVPFTFLLIIFLPWTHSNLTNDVVEMHRNNNTLQELEGYIVSRSTNSSGRERNSSSSHMSHITWNAQKIEPTPLVVDDLNIHYCSSLQRSISIRVMERQKKGNDCDKDEVLDCYSSLYDELNLPNGKARSNIMDDHVKKLVPYQDEKNINPKMINDLQEVIFEKGFYLSEHNLTPRHTTSNSVSSTSPNNITLVKRKKLHTGEDIPSSSRNDLQHSCTLKKGITLTLEGHNEETRGERGAREANMGEEVYGEKGTNGERGTNGERRTNGKRRTNGKRRTNMREEASSVELLSPLTKWWKEMTKTFFSLKYLSICYYFTIYNLSLVNYNECAKLFFKDYKDIQNILKIFGPLSVLSCILFGFLIQKFDIFHAIFFLLTSCLFMNIFAIIKNKICAYLSSFCYLIVTGCYTTQLYCYIQLVFPKEHFGKIAGTTSMISGLLSLLNIPIYNYYIVDYHNSNPTPFSYIVIALLLSTFPFLFLIYKRNGKREGGNYKCRRGITTNQNGVSKFLIRRS